The following proteins are co-located in the Solanum pennellii chromosome 1, SPENNV200 genome:
- the LOC107002144 gene encoding pectinesterase 2, whose translation MGNIHLIFPLLFISCFIFPSTTNGYSNAIIKAWCTQTPHPQPCEYFLSQNPKITSPIIKKSDFLKVSLDLVLDRALRAQLNTYSLGPKCRNEREKNAWADCIELYENSINKIKSTVDPNTKRSATDAQTWLSTALTNIETCKAGFEELGVTDYVMPLMSNNNVSSLISNALALNHGYYTEPTKSSTSTQVDGFPTWVSPGDRKLLQSSSSSSTASQANVVVATDGSGDFKTVKEAVDAAAKNKGSGRFVIYVKAGTYNENVEIGEKVKNVMLIGDGIGKTIITGSKSVGGGSTTFRSATVGASGDGFIAQGITIRNTAGPQKHQAVALRSGSDLSVFYQCSFEGYQDTLYAHSNRQFYKECDIYGTVDFIFGNAAVVLQNCNIFARDPPNKINTVTAQGRTDPNQNTGISIHNCRITGAGSSKSARTYLGRPWQKYSRTVVMKTFLDGLVSSEGWFPWSGNFALNTLYYGEYLNTGPGSSTGNRVNWGGYRVITSSAEASKFTPANFIAGNSWIPATNVPFTSGL comes from the exons ATGGGTAATATTCATTTGATTTTCCCACTTTTATTTATATCTTGTTTCATTTTCCCATCCACAACAAATGGCTACTCCAACGCAATCATAAAAGCTTGGTGCACCCAAACACCTCATCCACAACCTTGTGAATACTTCTTATCACAAAATCCCAAAATTACATCTcctatcataaaaaaatcagattttctAAAAGTGTCACTAGACTTAGTGTTAGACCGTGCGTTACGTGCCCAACTGAACACATATTCACTAGGTCCAAAATGTCGTAACGAGCGCGAAAAAAACGCATGGGCTGATTGTATTGAACTCTATGAAAACTcaatcaacaaaatcaaaagCACAGTTGATCCAAACACAAAACGCTCAGCTACTGATGCTCAAACATGGTTAAGTACAGCCTTAACAAATATCGAAACATGTAAAGCAGGTTTCGAAGAATTAGGCGTTACGGATTATGTTATGCCACTAATGTCAAATAATAATGTGTCATCTTTAATAAGTAACGCTTTGGCTTTAAATCATGGTTATTATACTGAACCTACTAAAAGTAGTACTAGTACTCAAGTTGATGGATTTCCAACTTGGGTATCTCCTGGTGATAGAAAATTGTTGcaatcgtcgtcgtcgtcgtcaacGGCTTCTCAGGCGAATGTAGTGGTGGCTACTGATGGTTCAGGGGATTTTAAGACAGTGAAAGAAGCTGTAGATGCTGCTGCCAAGAATAAAGGAAGTGGGAGGTTTGTGATATATGTGAAAGCTGGGACTTATAATGAAAATGTGGAGATTGGAGAAAaggtgaaaaatgttatgttgatTGGAGATGGCATTGGAAAGACAATTATTACTGGAAGCAAAAGTGTTGGAGGTGGATCCACCACCTTTAGATCAGCCACAGTTG GTGCTTCTGGTGATGGATTTATTGCTCAAGGCATAACAATTAGAAACACTGCTGGACCCCAAAAGCACCAAGCAGTAGCCCTACGATCTGGCTCTGATCTTTCAGTATTTTATCAATGTAGCTTCGAAGGGTATCAAGACACTTTGTATGCTCATTCCAATAGGCAATTTTACAAAGAGTGTGATATTTATGGTACGGTCGATTTTATATTTGGTAACGCAGCAGTTGTGTTACAAAATTGTAATATTTTCGCTAGAGACCCTCCGAATAAAATCAACACTGTGACAGCCCAAGGCCGAACCGACCCGAATCAAAACACTGGAATTTCGATACATAATTGTAGAATCACTGGAGCTGGTTCTTCGAAATCAGCTAGGACATATTTAGGAAGGCCATGGCAAAAATATTCACGCACTGTTGTGATGAAAAcatttcttgatggattggttaGTTCTGAAGGATGGTTTCCATGGAGTGGTAATTTCGCGTTGAATACGTTGTATTATGGAGAGTATTTAAACACGGGACCTGGTTCATCGACTGGAAATCGAGTTAATTGGGGAGGTTATCGAGTTATTACGAGTTCAGCTGAGGCATCTAAATTTACCCCTGCTAATTTCATTGCTGGAAATTCATGGATTCCAGCCACCAATGTGCCATTCACTTCTGGTCTTTGA